A window from Cryptomeria japonica chromosome 1, Sugi_1.0, whole genome shotgun sequence encodes these proteins:
- the LOC131069101 gene encoding elongator complex protein 1 — translation MKNLKVFKEFIANVKLQDQNEELLISALDVENNRLFFASSANIIYGINLSAAHETQWTIDLCLPSQGALGLEIEDQITGMDYRIEQEALILGTSAGDLLLVNPTSRTVEVVGRIEGGVETIASSPDGALLAVATGFGQLLLMTQDWEVLYEVTHDLDHNSETVMSEIAEDGFTGSSRCLNKVRISWRGDGKYFATLGGPRISEGLQRLRVWERESGTLHSCSEPKIFMDAAMDWMPSGAKVAAACNRSKDEKIPSVVFFEKNGLERSSFDLYGLTEAKIEMLAWNCNSELLATLVRYEEWSSIQVWSFSNYHWYLKQEWRYMGKNKLKFIWDPERPMQFIYWTSCGSVHHLHLCWDSAVCDDSTALVIDGMNLLVTPLSLSVVPPPMSLFKLKFQSAVQSVTFTSRGSKSHLAVGLSDGNLSVVKFPEMSIWHELEDVVYNSPIVDKNSLQIEFGNLRHMTWIDSNVLLGVLHSNRDQVCLYSNFTSDNWRQSPSMNDINNEVSILVEIELVCDKVEDAGFKYISSSGWVVKSYMHTVMQSPIVAIAANHMNKSTAFVQLRNGSVVLYTSKEGINMPSTELYKERPISLKGFLSFCPWMHAVSVYDRGNVKVLLFGLDEDGKLQLNDRIICSDCTSFAFYASAAGIARQVVTHLVYVTRKDLLFVVSVDEILHGDGSHESIVTVESQRASQNRLQGGMNNIKEEISNGIKVWERGAKLIGIINGDEAAVILQTVRGNLESIYPRKLVLRAIAGALVERRFKDAVSLVRQHRINYNVIVDYCGWKTFVEAASEFVRQVDNLSHITDFVCALKDENIMKTLYKNVLLPFSPDGKIGLGTPILITNTNPSFECNNQIIKRVALLDENMEAMNKVPAVLEAVRKALEEQVLKSPARELCILTTLACNKPPQLEEALRRIKKLREVEIATKMNDGGGASDKSNPSSEEALKHLLWLSDPESVFEVALGLYDLHLAAIVALNSQRDPKEFLPFLQELEQMSPLIMCYTIDCKLHRYESALKNIAAAGDEYFGECLQLIKSNPKIFRLGVNMFKDSGKKSVILEAWGDHLVSEKKFEEAAMAYCSSCSFHKALGALRTGGLWKEALTMGGMLRLTADEMSNLANDLCEELQALGKPADAAKIALDYCKDIQSAINLLLTAREWTEALRIGFLHGTGELVESKVKSAAIECANALILEYEEGLEKVGKYLARYLAVRQRRLLLAAKLQMEDTTKEDLDDDTASETSSNLSGMSAYTFGDGEGSNASTSPSMLSRGGRVRTRIRTRRKAHGAKIRAGSPGEEFALVEHLQSMALNSRAQEELKMLLQVLLFLGEEKLARKLESIGVRFQSCQQAAVEEAENKLAEDEAGNTASLQMDNLSISKKKQGLMDRQCWQWEVLLPP, via the exons ATGAAGAATTTGAAGGTTTTTAAGGAGTTTATAGCTAATGTGAAGCTGCAAGACCAGAACGAAGAGCTCTTGATTTCAGCTCTAGATGTTGAGAACAATCGACTTTTCTTTGCTTCTTCGGCGAACATTATCTATGGAATAAACCTTTCTGCAGCGCAT GAAACACAGTGGACAATAGACTTATGCTTACCATCACAAGGGGCTCTGGGATTGGAAATAGAAGACCAGATCACTGGAATGGATTATCGAATAGAGCAAGAGGCATTGATATTGGGGACTTCAGCTGGAGATCTTTTGTTGGTCAATCCTACTTCCAGGACTGTGGAGGTGGTTGGCAGGATAGAGGGTGGAGTAGAGACCATAGCTTCCAGCCCAGATGGAGCACTTCTTGCTGTGGCAACTGGTTTTGGGCAGCTATTATTAATGACTCAGGATTGGGAAGTACTGTATGAAGTAACACATGATCTGGACCATAATTCGGAG ACTGTGATGTCAGAGATCGCAGAAGATGGATTCACTGGTTCCTCCAGATGCTTAAATAAAGTGAGAATTTCTTGGCGAGGTGATGGTAAATACTTTGCCACTTTGGGAGGACCAAGAATCTCGGAAGGTTTGCAAAGACTCAGAGTCTGGGAAAGGGAGTCTGGGACATTGCATTCCTGTTCGGAACCTAAGATTTTCATGGATGCAGCTATGGATTGGATGCCCAGTGGAGCAAAAGTAGCAGCTGCATGTAACAGAAGCAAAGATGAAAAAATTCCTTCTGTAGTTTTCTTTGAGAAAAATGGACTGGAGAGAAGCTCATTTGATTTATATGGGCTAACAGAAGCCAAAATTGAGATGTTGGCGTGGAATTGCAACTCAGAACTGCTGGCTACATTGGTGAGATATGAAGAGTGGTCTAGCATTCAAGTTTGGAGTTTCAGCAATTATCACTGGTATCTGAAACAAGAGTGGAGGTACATGGGCAAGAACAAGTTGAAGTTCATCTGGGATCCTGAAAGACCCATGCAGTTTATTTATTGGACTTCCTGTGGGTCAGTCCACCATTTACATCTCTGCTGGGACAGTGCTGTCTGTGACGACTCTACAGCCTTGGTCATTGATGGCATGAATTTGCTTGTTACACCTCTATCTTTGTCTGTTGTGCCTCCTCCCATGTCTCTCTTCAAGCTCAAGTTTCAGTCTGCTGTTCAGAGTGTTACTTTTACTTCTAGAGGTTCCAAGTCTCACTTAGCTGTGGGACTCTCAGATGGCAATTTGAGTGTCGTGAAATTTCCAGAAATGAGTATTTGGCATGAATTGGAAGATGTTGTATACAATAGTCCAATTGTTGATAAGAACAGTCTTCAAATAGAGTTTGGCAACCTTAGACATATGACATGGATAGATTCTAATGTTCTTCTAGGTGTATTGCATTCTAACCGTGATCAGGTTTGTCTATATTCAAATTTTACATCTGATAACTGGAGACAGTCTCCTTCAATGAATGATATAAATAACGAAGTGAGTATACTTGTGGAAATTGAACTTGTTTGTGACAAGGTGGAGGATGCAGGGTTCAAGTATATATCATCCAGTGGTTGGGTTGTCAAATCATATATGCATACAGTTATGCAGAGTCCAATAGTAGCCATTGCTGCAAATCATATGAATAAATCTACAGCATTTGTTCAACTTAGAAATGGTTCTGTCGTTTTATACACATCAAAAGAGGGAATAAATATGCCATCGACAGAGTTGTACAAAGAGAGACCAATTAGCTTAAAGGGATTTTTGTCTTTTTGCCCATGGATGCATGCTGTTTCTGTTTATGATCGAGGGAATGTGAAGGTTTTGTTATTTGGACTTGATGAAGACGGAAAATTACAGTTGAATGATCGTATAATTTGTAGTGACTGCACTAGTTTTGCATTTTATGCAAGTGCTGCAGGCATTGCACGCCAAGTGGTTACTCATCTTGTCTATGTGACAAGAAAGGATCTGCTCTTTGTTGTAAGTGTTGATGAAATATTACATGGAGATGGATCCCATGAATCCATTGTAACTGTAGagtcacaaagagcttctcaaaacAGACTTCAAGGTGGGATGAACAATATCAAGGAAGAAATCTCCAATGGGATCAAGGTATGGGAAAGAGGTGCAAAGTTGATTGGTATCATAAATGGAGATGAAGCTGCAGTAATCTTACAAACAGTTCGTGGAAATTTGGAAAGCATTTATCCCCGAAAATTGGTTCTAAGAGCCATTGCTGGTGCACTGGTGGAAAGGCGTTTCAAAGATGCTGTTTCTTTGGTCAGGCAACATAGGATAAATTACAATGTAATAGTTGATTACTGTGGCTGGAAAACTTTTGTTGAAGCTGCTTCTGAATTCGTTCGGCAAGTGGACAATTTAAGTCATATCACAGACTTTGTGTGTGCTTTAAAGGATGAAAACATTATGAAGACACTGTACAAAAATGTTTTATTGCCATTTTCCCCAGATGGCAAGATAGGTCTTGGCACACCAATTCTCATAACAAATACGAAtccatcttttgaatgtaataatcaaattataaagagagttgcACTATTAGATGAAAATATGGAGGCAATGAATAAGGTACCAGCTGTTCTGGAGGCTGTAAGAAAAGCCCTTGAAGAACAGGTTCTGAAAAGCCCTGCAAGGGAATTGTGCATATTGACTACATTGGCTTGCAATAAGCCTCCACAACTAGAAGAAGCATTAAGAAGAATTAAAAAGTTGCGAGAAGTTGAAATTGCAACTAAAATGAATGATGGAGGTGGTGCATCTGATAAATCAAATCCAAGTTCAGAAGAAGCTTTAAAGCATCTTCTTTGGTTGTCAGATCCTGAATCTGTATTTGAAGTGGCATTGGGACTGTATGATTTGCATCTTGCTGCCATTGTTGCCCTGAACTCACAGCGTGATCCTAAGGAGTTTCTTCCTTTCTTACAGGAACTTGAACAGATGTCACCTTTGATTATGTGTTATACTATAGATTGCAAGCTGCATAGATATGAGAGTGCCTTGAAGAATATTGCTGCAGCAGGAGATGAATATTTTGGTGAGTGCTTACAGCTAATTAAGAGCAATCCAAAAATTTTTCGTCTTGGAGTTAATATGTTTAAAGATAGTGGAAAGAAATCAGTTATTCTGGAAGCTTGGGGGGACCATTTAGTCAGTGAAAAAAAATTTGAAGAAGCTGCTATGGCATACTGCAGCTCTTGTTCTTTTCACAAAGCTTTAGGGGCATTGCGCACAGGTGGTCTGTGGAAAGAAGCACTAACAATGGGAGGTATGTTAAGGCTTACAGCTGACGAGATGTCAAATTTAGCCAATGACCTTTGTGAAGAGCTTCAAGCTCTAGGAAAGCCAGCAGATGCTGCAAAAATTGCATTAGATTACTGCAAAGACATTCAAAGTGCTATTAATTTGCTTCTAACTGCTCGAGAATGGACAGAGGCTTTAAGGATTGGTTTTTTACATGGCACAGGAGAATTGGTAGAATCTAAGGTAAAAAGTGCAGCTATTGAGTGCGCAAATGCACTCATATTAGAATATGAAGAAGGTTTAGAGAAGGTAGGAAAATATTTAGCCCGTTATTTGGCTGTCCGCCAGCGACGTTTGCTTCTTGCAGCCAAGCTGCAGATGGAGGACACGACAAAGGAAGATTTAGATGATGATACAGCTTCAGAAACCAGCAGTAACTTAAGTGGAATGAGTGCTTACACCTTTGG GGATGGTGAGGGATCAAACGCATCTACTTCCCCAAGCATGCTGAGCAGAGGAGGCCGTGTAAGGACAAGAATACGAACACGTCGTAAAGCTCATGGAGCAAAAATTCGTGCTGGCAG TCCCGGAGAGGAGTTTGCTCTTGTGGAACACTTGCAAAGCATGGCCCTAAACAGTCGTGCTCAAGAGGAACTGAAGATGCTCTTGCAAGTGTTGTTATTTCTCGGAGAGGAAAAACTTGCTAGAAAGTTGGAAAGCATCGGAGTGCGATTCCAATCTTGTCAGCAAGCTGCTGTTGAAGAAGCTGAAAATAAATTAGCTGAAGATGAAGCAGGAAATACTGCGTCACTCCAGATGGATAATCTAAGTATTTCAAAAAAGAAGCAGGGATTAATGGACAGGCAATGTTGGCAATGGGAAGTGCTACTGCCTCCTTAA